A section of the Streptococcus oriscaviae genome encodes:
- a CDS encoding HAD family hydrolase, which produces MGKLIFLDVDGTLVDYHNRIPDSAIAAIRKARENGHLVYVCTGRSRAEMQPELWDIGLDGMIGGNGSYVEHQGQVIMHQLISKEDAKAVVDWLHERGLEFYLESNNGLFASENFRERARETMRIYAMNKGKTAEEVAHQETEDVLHGIVYGGELYRDDLNKISFVLDSYQDHLDSKAAFPQLVANTWGGRGETALFGDLGVKDINKAHAIDVLLEHLGAKKEDTIAFGDAKIDIPMLEYCEIGVSMGNGGPEILAMADMVTDDVEHDGLYNAFQKLGLLA; this is translated from the coding sequence ATGGGAAAATTGATTTTTCTGGATGTGGATGGGACCTTGGTAGACTACCACAACCGTATTCCAGATTCGGCCATAGCAGCCATTCGCAAGGCTAGAGAAAATGGGCACCTGGTCTATGTCTGTACGGGTCGCAGTCGGGCAGAGATGCAGCCAGAGCTTTGGGACATCGGCCTTGATGGCATGATTGGAGGCAATGGCTCTTATGTGGAGCACCAGGGTCAGGTCATCATGCACCAGCTCATTTCCAAGGAGGATGCCAAGGCTGTGGTTGATTGGCTTCATGAGCGGGGCCTGGAATTTTACTTAGAGAGCAATAATGGCCTCTTTGCCAGTGAGAACTTCCGGGAACGGGCTCGGGAAACCATGAGAATTTACGCCATGAACAAGGGCAAGACAGCGGAAGAAGTGGCCCATCAGGAGACGGAAGATGTCCTGCATGGAATCGTTTATGGTGGGGAACTCTATCGGGACGATCTCAATAAAATCAGTTTTGTCCTTGATTCCTACCAGGATCATCTGGATTCTAAGGCAGCCTTTCCCCAGCTGGTAGCCAACACCTGGGGTGGCCGGGGAGAAACAGCCCTCTTTGGGGATCTGGGTGTCAAGGACATCAACAAGGCCCATGCCATCGATGTCCTACTGGAACATTTGGGTGCGAAAAAGGAAGACACCATTGCCTTTGGGGATGCCAAGATTGATATTCCCATGCTGGAATACTGTGAGATTGGCGTATCCATGGGCAATGGCGGACCAGAAATCCTGGCCATGGCCGATATGGTGACAGACGATGTGGAGCATGACGGCCTCTACAATGCCTTCCAAAAACTGGGTCTACTTGCGTGA
- the lpdA gene encoding dihydrolipoyl dehydrogenase, with protein MAVEIIMPKLGVDMQEGEIIEWKKQEGDMVNEGDVILEMMSDKTSMELEAEDSGILLKIVHGNGATVPVTEVIAYLGAEGEVIEEGANVAQATADLKAAGLEVPAAPTAAPQAPKAELAADEYDMVVVGGGPAGYYAAIRGAQLGGKIAIVEKSEFGGTCLNKGCIPTKTYLKNAEILDGLKIAAERGINLASTNYTVDMDKTVDFKNKVVKTLTGGVAGLLKANKVTIFNGLGQVNPDKTVVIGDKVIKGRSIILATGSKVSRINIPGIDSKLVLTSDDILDLREIPKSLTVMGGGVVGVELGLVYASYGTEVTVVEMADRIIPGMDREVSVELQKVLSKKGMKFLTSVGVSEIVEANNQLTIKLNDGSEIISEKALLSIGRVPQLAGLENLNLELDRGRIKVNEYQETSIPGIYAPGDVNGTKMLAHAAYRMGEVAAENAIHGNHHKAKLDFTPAAVYTHPEIAMVGLTEDQAIEKYGKENILVGRNSFTGNGRAIASNEAHGFVKVIADARYHEILGVHIIGPVAAEMINEAATIMESELTVDDVAASIHGHPTFSEVMYEAFLDVLGVAIHNPPKRK; from the coding sequence ATGGCAGTAGAAATTATTATGCCCAAACTCGGTGTAGACATGCAGGAAGGTGAAATCATCGAGTGGAAAAAACAAGAAGGTGATATGGTCAATGAAGGCGATGTTATCTTGGAAATGATGTCAGACAAGACCAGCATGGAGCTGGAGGCAGAGGATTCTGGTATCCTTCTGAAGATTGTCCATGGCAATGGTGCGACTGTTCCTGTAACAGAAGTCATTGCCTACCTTGGTGCAGAAGGGGAAGTCATTGAAGAGGGAGCAAACGTGGCTCAAGCAACTGCTGACTTGAAAGCGGCTGGCTTGGAAGTGCCGGCAGCTCCAACAGCAGCTCCACAGGCTCCTAAGGCAGAATTGGCAGCTGATGAGTACGACATGGTTGTTGTCGGCGGTGGTCCTGCTGGTTACTATGCAGCCATCCGTGGTGCCCAATTGGGTGGTAAAATCGCCATCGTTGAAAAATCAGAATTTGGCGGAACCTGCTTGAACAAGGGTTGTATCCCAACCAAGACCTACCTCAAGAACGCTGAAATTTTGGACGGCTTGAAGATTGCGGCTGAGCGTGGTATCAACCTTGCTTCAACCAACTACACAGTTGACATGGACAAGACAGTTGACTTCAAGAACAAGGTTGTCAAGACCTTGACTGGCGGTGTTGCTGGTCTCTTGAAAGCCAACAAAGTCACCATCTTCAACGGTCTTGGTCAAGTAAATCCTGACAAGACAGTTGTCATCGGTGACAAGGTGATCAAGGGTCGCTCCATCATCCTGGCGACCGGTTCAAAAGTTTCCCGCATCAACATCCCAGGTATTGATTCCAAATTGGTCTTGACTTCTGATGATATCCTTGACCTGCGTGAAATTCCGAAATCCCTCACTGTTATGGGTGGTGGCGTTGTCGGTGTCGAACTCGGTCTCGTTTACGCATCTTACGGAACAGAAGTAACGGTTGTTGAAATGGCTGACCGTATCATCCCAGGTATGGACCGCGAAGTGTCTGTTGAATTGCAAAAAGTCCTTTCTAAGAAAGGTATGAAATTCTTGACCTCTGTTGGCGTATCTGAAATCGTGGAAGCCAACAACCAGTTGACCATCAAGTTGAATGACGGTTCAGAAATCATTTCTGAAAAAGCCCTTCTGTCCATCGGTCGTGTACCGCAGTTGGCAGGTCTTGAGAACCTCAACCTTGAATTAGACCGCGGTCGCATCAAGGTAAATGAGTACCAAGAAACCTCTATCCCAGGCATCTATGCGCCAGGTGATGTCAACGGTACCAAGATGTTGGCCCACGCTGCTTACCGCATGGGTGAAGTGGCTGCCGAAAATGCCATTCATGGTAACCACCACAAGGCTAAGTTGGACTTCACACCAGCAGCGGTTTACACCCATCCTGAAATCGCCATGGTTGGTTTGACAGAAGATCAAGCCATTGAGAAATACGGCAAGGAAAATATCCTGGTTGGCCGCAACAGCTTTACGGGTAATGGCCGTGCCATCGCTTCCAACGAAGCCCATGGTTTTGTAAAAGTAATCGCTGATGCTCGCTACCATGAAATCCTTGGTGTCCACATCATCGGTCCAGTTGCTGCTGAAATGATCAACGAAGCCGCAACCATCATGGAATCTGAGTTGACAGTGGACGACGTGGCAGCATCTATCCACGGTCACCCAACCTTCTCAGAAGTCATGTACGAAGCCTTCCTTGACGTGCTTGGCGTGGCCATCCACAACCCACCAAAACGCAAATAA
- a CDS encoding dihydrolipoamide acetyltransferase, giving the protein MAVEIIMPKLGVDMQEGEIIEWKKQEGDFVNEGDVILEMMSDKTSMELEAEESGVLIKIVHGNGATVPVTEVIAYLGAEGETVEAGSAPAPAPAAAIEEVPAGRTPVIVAPAAAKPQGGGKVRATPAARKLARELHIDLGVVPGTGANGRVHKADVENFKDAAPKATPLAARIAADKGIDLSTITGTGVNGKIVKEDVLALVAPAVEAAPVAKVEEKPAKELPEGVEIIKMSPMRKAISKGMVNSYLTAPTFTLNYDIDMTNLMALRKQVLEPIMNKTGLKVTFTDLIGLAVTRTLMKEEHRYLNASLINDAQEIELHKFVNLGIAVGLDEGLVVPVVHGADKMSLSDFVVASKDVIKKAQSGKLKGAEMSGSTFSITNLGMFGTKTFNPIINQPNSAILGVAATVQTPVVIDGEIKIRPIMALCLTIDHRIVDGMNGAKFMVDLKNLLENPLELLI; this is encoded by the coding sequence ATGGCAGTAGAAATTATTATGCCAAAGCTCGGTGTGGACATGCAAGAAGGTGAAATCATCGAGTGGAAAAAACAAGAGGGCGATTTCGTCAACGAAGGCGACGTCATCTTGGAAATGATGTCTGACAAGACCAGCATGGAACTGGAAGCAGAAGAGTCAGGCGTCCTCATCAAAATTGTTCATGGCAATGGTGCAACCGTACCTGTTACTGAAGTTATTGCCTACTTGGGCGCAGAAGGGGAAACAGTGGAAGCAGGGTCTGCTCCAGCTCCAGCCCCAGCGGCAGCCATCGAAGAAGTGCCAGCAGGTCGCACACCCGTTATCGTTGCGCCAGCTGCGGCTAAGCCACAAGGTGGCGGCAAGGTTCGTGCTACTCCAGCAGCCCGCAAATTGGCCCGTGAACTCCATATTGACCTGGGTGTTGTGCCAGGAACTGGAGCCAATGGCCGTGTTCACAAGGCGGATGTTGAAAACTTCAAAGATGCAGCACCAAAAGCAACGCCTCTGGCAGCCCGCATTGCAGCAGATAAGGGTATTGACCTCTCTACCATCACAGGTACAGGTGTCAATGGTAAGATTGTCAAAGAAGACGTCTTGGCCCTTGTTGCACCAGCAGTAGAAGCTGCTCCAGTAGCTAAGGTCGAAGAAAAACCAGCCAAGGAATTGCCAGAAGGTGTTGAAATCATCAAGATGAGCCCAATGCGTAAGGCTATTTCAAAAGGCATGGTTAACTCTTACCTGACGGCTCCAACCTTTACCCTCAACTACGACATCGACATGACCAACCTCATGGCCCTGCGTAAGCAAGTCCTTGAGCCAATCATGAATAAGACTGGCCTCAAAGTAACCTTTACAGATCTGATTGGTCTGGCGGTAACCCGTACCTTGATGAAGGAAGAGCACCGTTACCTCAACGCTTCCCTTATCAACGATGCCCAAGAAATCGAATTGCACAAGTTTGTCAACCTGGGTATCGCAGTTGGTCTGGACGAAGGCTTGGTCGTGCCAGTTGTTCACGGTGCAGATAAGATGAGCTTGTCTGACTTTGTGGTGGCTTCTAAAGATGTCATCAAGAAAGCCCAATCTGGTAAACTCAAGGGTGCTGAAATGTCAGGCTCCACCTTCTCTATCACCAACTTGGGGATGTTTGGTACCAAGACCTTCAACCCAATCATCAACCAGCCAAACTCAGCCATCCTTGGTGTCGCAGCAACTGTTCAAACACCAGTTGTCATCGACGGTGAAATCAAGATTCGCCCTATCATGGCCCTTTGCTTGACCATCGACCACCGTATCGTGGATGGTATGAACGGTGCCAAATTCATGGTTGACTTGAAGAACTTGCTCGAAAACCCATTGGAATTGTTGATTTGA
- a CDS encoding alpha-ketoacid dehydrogenase subunit beta has translation MAETKLMALREAINLAQSEEMRKDEKVFLMGEDVGIYGGDFGTSVGMLEEFGEKRVRDTPISEAAIAGSAVGAAQTGLRPIVDLTFMDFITIALDAIVNQAAKTNYMFGGGLKTPVTFRVASGSGIGSAAQHSQSLEAWLTHIPGIKVVAPGTANDAKGLLKSSILDNNPVIFLEPKALYGKKEEVNLDPDFYIPLGKGEIKREGTDVTIISYGRMLERVLKAAEEVAAEGISVEVVDPRTLIPLDKELIIESVKKTGKVILVNDAYKTGGFIGEIASIITESEAFDYLDAPIIRIASDDVPVPYANILENAVLPNVEKIKAAIYKQVNKG, from the coding sequence ATGGCTGAAACAAAATTAATGGCCTTGCGTGAAGCGATTAACTTGGCTCAAAGCGAGGAAATGCGTAAGGATGAAAAAGTATTCTTGATGGGTGAAGACGTCGGTATCTACGGCGGGGACTTCGGTACATCAGTTGGTATGTTGGAAGAATTTGGTGAAAAACGCGTTCGCGACACGCCTATCTCTGAGGCGGCTATTGCTGGTTCTGCAGTTGGTGCAGCCCAAACAGGTCTTCGTCCAATCGTTGACTTGACTTTCATGGACTTTATTACGATTGCCCTGGATGCCATCGTCAATCAGGCAGCTAAAACCAACTACATGTTTGGCGGCGGTTTGAAAACCCCTGTTACTTTCCGTGTGGCTTCAGGTTCTGGTATCGGTTCAGCGGCGCAGCACTCCCAATCTCTTGAAGCATGGTTGACCCATATCCCAGGTATCAAGGTGGTTGCGCCTGGTACAGCTAACGATGCCAAAGGTCTCTTGAAATCATCTATCCTTGATAACAACCCAGTTATCTTCTTGGAGCCAAAAGCTCTTTACGGTAAAAAAGAAGAAGTGAACTTGGACCCAGATTTCTACATTCCACTTGGCAAGGGTGAAATCAAGCGTGAAGGTACAGATGTAACCATCATTTCCTACGGTCGTATGTTGGAGCGTGTCTTGAAAGCAGCTGAAGAAGTGGCTGCAGAAGGCATCAGCGTAGAAGTGGTTGACCCACGTACCCTTATACCGCTTGACAAGGAATTGATTATCGAGTCTGTCAAGAAAACTGGTAAGGTGATTTTGGTCAACGATGCCTACAAGACAGGTGGTTTCATCGGTGAAATCGCGTCCATCATCACAGAAAGCGAAGCCTTTGACTACTTGGATGCCCCAATCATCCGTATCGCTTCAGACGATGTACCAGTTCCTTACGCAAACATTCTTGAAAATGCAGTATTGCCAAACGTAGAGAAAATCAAGGCGGCAATCTATAAGCAAGTAAACAAGGGTTAA
- a CDS encoding thiamine pyrophosphate-dependent dehydrogenase E1 component subunit alpha, giving the protein MVSISKEQHLDMFLKMQQIRDVDMKLNKLVRRGFVQGMTHFSVGEEAAAVGPIAGLTDEDIIFSHHRGHGHVIAKGIDINGMMAELAGKATGTSKGRGGSMHLANVEKGNFGSNGIVGGGYALAVGAALTQQYLGTNNIVIAFSGDSATNEGSFHESMNLAAVWNLPVIFFITNNRYGISTDISYSTKIPHLYQRAAAYGMPGHYVEDGNDVIAVYEKMQEVIEYVRAGNGPAMVEVESYRWFGHSTADAGVYRTKEEVNEWKAKDPLKKYRTYLTENKIATHEELDAIEAQVAEQVEASVKFAQESPDPDISVAYEDVFVD; this is encoded by the coding sequence ATGGTATCTATCTCAAAAGAACAACACTTGGACATGTTCTTGAAAATGCAACAAATTCGTGATGTTGATATGAAATTGAACAAATTGGTGCGTCGTGGCTTTGTACAAGGGATGACTCACTTCTCAGTTGGTGAAGAAGCTGCCGCTGTCGGCCCAATCGCTGGCTTGACAGATGAGGACATCATCTTCTCACACCACCGTGGTCACGGTCACGTTATCGCTAAAGGCATTGACATCAATGGTATGATGGCAGAATTGGCTGGTAAAGCAACAGGTACATCAAAAGGCCGTGGTGGTTCTATGCACTTGGCCAATGTTGAAAAAGGAAACTTTGGTTCAAACGGTATCGTAGGTGGCGGGTACGCCCTTGCGGTGGGTGCAGCCCTTACGCAACAATACCTTGGCACAAATAATATCGTTATTGCCTTCTCAGGTGATTCAGCAACCAACGAAGGCTCCTTCCACGAGTCCATGAACTTGGCAGCAGTTTGGAATTTGCCAGTTATTTTCTTTATCACAAACAACCGCTATGGTATCTCAACAGATATTTCTTATTCTACAAAGATCCCTCACCTTTACCAACGTGCAGCTGCTTACGGCATGCCTGGCCACTATGTAGAAGATGGTAACGACGTGATTGCGGTTTATGAGAAAATGCAAGAAGTTATCGAATATGTTCGTGCAGGTAATGGTCCTGCTATGGTCGAAGTTGAATCTTACCGTTGGTTTGGTCATTCAACAGCTGATGCTGGCGTTTACCGTACCAAAGAAGAAGTTAACGAGTGGAAAGCAAAAGACCCGCTCAAGAAATACCGCACTTACTTGACAGAAAATAAGATTGCGACCCACGAAGAATTGGATGCTATCGAAGCACAAGTCGCAGAACAAGTTGAAGCATCTGTGAAATTTGCCCAAGAAAGCCCAGATCCAGATATCTCAGTAGCCTATGAAGATGTGTTTGTAGATTAA
- a CDS encoding trimeric intracellular cation channel family protein: MDFELFLLICNYIGTIAFAVSGVIKGFKKKLDIFGITLLAIITAVGGGMIRDSLVNRIPTALIDPSSIYLSIAVALIMYLIVISKKNDRPLDKQMYVFLSRINLVFDAIGLVIFALIGASTGVELNLNFMTSGILATLTGVGGGIIRDLLVNETPIVLKEDVYALLALFTGITYHIAVVELGLARIPSFIVLFIFFLIIRLLVIKYKINLPNMDRKPGIN, translated from the coding sequence ATGGATTTTGAGTTATTTCTATTGATTTGCAACTACATTGGAACCATTGCCTTTGCGGTTTCGGGGGTGATAAAAGGTTTCAAGAAAAAGCTGGATATTTTTGGTATCACCTTATTGGCTATCATTACAGCCGTTGGGGGAGGGATGATTCGCGACAGTCTGGTCAATCGTATTCCAACAGCCCTGATAGATCCCTCATCCATCTATCTTTCTATCGCCGTTGCCCTGATCATGTATCTCATTGTGATTAGCAAAAAAAACGACCGGCCACTGGACAAACAGATGTATGTCTTCTTGAGCCGAATCAATCTAGTGTTTGATGCTATCGGTCTCGTTATCTTTGCCTTGATTGGAGCCAGTACCGGAGTCGAGCTGAATCTGAATTTTATGACTTCTGGCATTCTAGCAACACTGACGGGAGTTGGTGGAGGGATTATCCGTGATCTCTTGGTCAACGAAACACCAATTGTACTCAAAGAAGATGTATATGCCCTCCTCGCACTTTTTACGGGAATCACTTACCATATCGCTGTCGTTGAGCTGGGACTTGCTCGCATTCCTTCTTTTATCGTTCTCTTCATCTTCTTTCTCATCATCCGACTTTTGGTTATCAAGTACAAGATTAACCTGCCCAACATGGACAGAAAACCAGGGATTAACTAG
- a CDS encoding carbohydrate-binding domain-containing protein, with protein sequence MKLNARKYLYSSMAILSLAALTACSTATSSTTNQSSATVTASSSTNSATSSNSAASTVDWSSLPTTEVSLTNEGLTITEAGTYILTGSTTGGVTVNTTGNVRIILAGATISSQDNAALYVEAAESVAIELQDGTSNSISDSSNHSNTDIEGALHSESDLTIYGSGSLTVKGNFQDGIVSTDDLLISAGNITVTATDDGIRGKDSMTITGGSIQVTAGGDGIKATNADDTSKGYTVITGGEITVSAGDDGIKAESSMTIDGGTITVTDSAEALEATNITINGGTLDVYGADDAINAASDLAGADIFIKVTGGDLTVAVGSGDTDAFDANGNIYVSGGTIDITAQSAFDFDGTAEYTGGTITVNGQKISQITATGPGGGGAPGGGW encoded by the coding sequence ATGAAACTGAACGCACGAAAATATTTATATTCATCCATGGCTATTTTGAGTCTGGCCGCCCTAACAGCCTGCTCGACAGCCACCAGCTCAACGACTAATCAATCTTCTGCGACGGTGACAGCAAGTTCGTCAACTAACTCAGCAACTAGCTCGAATTCGGCAGCTTCAACTGTTGATTGGTCTTCTCTGCCAACAACGGAAGTCAGCCTGACAAATGAAGGTTTGACCATTACAGAAGCAGGAACTTATATTTTGACCGGCTCAACCACAGGCGGTGTGACAGTTAACACAACAGGCAATGTCCGCATCATCCTTGCTGGAGCCACTATCTCTAGTCAAGACAATGCCGCCCTTTATGTCGAAGCGGCAGAAAGTGTTGCAATCGAGTTGCAAGATGGCACAAGCAACAGCATTTCCGATTCAAGCAACCACAGCAATACAGATATTGAAGGAGCTCTTCACTCGGAATCTGATTTGACAATCTACGGTTCAGGTAGTTTGACGGTTAAAGGCAACTTCCAAGATGGTATCGTATCGACAGATGACCTGCTGATTTCTGCTGGAAACATTACGGTCACAGCAACAGATGACGGTATCCGCGGCAAGGATTCAATGACGATTACAGGTGGTAGCATCCAAGTGACCGCAGGTGGTGATGGGATCAAGGCAACCAATGCAGATGATACCAGTAAGGGCTACACAGTCATCACAGGTGGTGAGATTACAGTATCTGCCGGAGATGATGGTATTAAGGCGGAGTCTAGCATGACCATCGATGGCGGCACCATCACAGTGACAGACAGTGCGGAGGCCTTGGAAGCAACCAATATTACCATCAACGGTGGTACGCTAGATGTTTATGGTGCAGATGATGCCATCAATGCGGCGAGTGACCTTGCTGGTGCAGACATCTTTATCAAGGTGACAGGTGGTGACCTGACAGTTGCAGTCGGCAGCGGTGATACGGACGCCTTTGATGCCAACGGAAACATCTATGTTTCAGGAGGAACTATTGATATTACTGCCCAATCTGCCTTTGACTTCGACGGAACAGCCGAATATACCGGAGGTACCATCACGGTCAATGGTCAGAAAATCTCTCAAATCACAGCAACAGGACCTGGTGGTGGAGGAGCCCCTGGCGGTGGCTGGTAA
- a CDS encoding WXG100 family type VII secretion target gives MSQISLTPEQLVSQAQIYKTASAQIDAAIQSVNRANSEIGAQWKGQAFQAYLEQYVQLEGNVKQMEALLESINVQLNQYAQTVAARDAQDAKSFGLH, from the coding sequence ATGTCACAAATTTCATTAACCCCTGAACAGCTGGTCAGTCAAGCACAGATTTATAAAACTGCTAGTGCACAAATTGATGCAGCAATTCAAAGTGTTAATAGAGCCAATTCTGAAATTGGAGCTCAATGGAAAGGGCAAGCTTTCCAGGCTTATCTTGAACAGTATGTACAACTTGAAGGCAATGTAAAACAAATGGAGGCATTGTTGGAGAGTATAAATGTTCAACTGAATCAATATGCACAAACTGTGGCAGCTCGTGATGCGCAAGATGCAAAATCGTTTGGGCTACACTAA
- a CDS encoding DUF4176 domain-containing protein, with translation MNERRHLPLGTVVKIVGSSENYVIVSQFPAVDINQKNGYFDFGGVPSPIGLSSQNIVFFNLDDISEILFVGYIDRDFQGFMARYDELVESIKYPKHKNIGDSK, from the coding sequence ATGAATGAGCGTAGACACTTACCGTTAGGGACGGTGGTAAAAATAGTTGGAAGCAGTGAAAACTATGTCATAGTTTCACAATTTCCGGCTGTTGATATAAATCAAAAAAATGGGTATTTCGATTTTGGAGGAGTTCCTTCACCTATAGGTTTGAGTAGTCAAAATATTGTTTTTTTTAATTTGGATGATATTTCAGAAATCTTATTTGTTGGCTATATCGATAGAGATTTTCAAGGTTTCATGGCTCGATACGATGAATTAGTAGAAAGTATAAAATATCCTAAGCATAAAAATATAGGAGACTCGAAATGA
- a CDS encoding DUF4176 domain-containing protein — MNSNKLLPMGTVVYLNGGKLELMIVSRQPILNMDGTEVYFDYAGISHILGLDPKQIVYFNRENISEIVFTGYESDNEDRLQDAFAEWRDNNPEIPKGKVETDRN; from the coding sequence ATGAACTCAAATAAACTTTTACCCATGGGGACAGTAGTTTATCTGAATGGAGGGAAGCTTGAATTAATGATTGTTTCAAGACAACCGATTCTAAATATGGATGGCACAGAGGTATATTTTGATTATGCAGGTATAAGTCACATTTTAGGATTAGATCCAAAACAAATTGTATATTTTAATCGAGAAAACATTAGTGAAATTGTTTTTACAGGATATGAATCTGATAATGAAGATAGGTTGCAGGATGCTTTTGCAGAATGGCGAGATAATAATCCAGAAATTCCTAAAGGAAAAGTTGAAACGGATAGGAATTAA
- a CDS encoding DUF4176 domain-containing protein — translation MQTIGSIVYLKEGGQKMMILNRGAIVDLGEGQVYFDYSACAYPVGFSPEQIFYFNEENIDKVLFEGYRDEDEERFMELYENWFAQNGKTLKKGAVKGPI, via the coding sequence ATGCAAACAATTGGAAGTATTGTCTACTTAAAAGAAGGTGGACAAAAAATGATGATATTAAATCGTGGAGCGATAGTTGATTTAGGTGAGGGTCAGGTATACTTTGATTACTCGGCTTGTGCCTATCCTGTAGGCTTTAGTCCAGAACAGATATTTTATTTCAATGAAGAGAATATCGATAAGGTTCTTTTTGAAGGCTATCGAGATGAAGATGAAGAACGTTTCATGGAGCTTTATGAAAATTGGTTCGCACAAAATGGAAAGACTCTTAAAAAGGGAGCTGTCAAAGGACCAATTTAG
- a CDS encoding DUF443 family protein — protein sequence MKEPEQNYIITKVGNLRYRQLQVGSDYYLLDLDTHIWTWLIPTSVWWFPMRVYRLKGPKFFVSKKQPQISPYLVSSLVAIFFTRFSLVYTDYNQFIAGSIMLGVCVLLFLARLLWSKKQAVEFTEVKIVRIEFSKSSRRNYFKRMVFPILFLFTILFVGAYYFLIGELLGIVVVFILFLMLLNSSGASMVPDDIEKIIFI from the coding sequence TTGAAGGAACCAGAACAAAACTACATTATCACAAAAGTAGGAAACCTACGCTACCGTCAGTTACAAGTGGGAAGTGATTATTATCTTTTAGACTTGGACACACATATTTGGACTTGGTTGATTCCGACAAGTGTGTGGTGGTTTCCTATGAGAGTTTATCGATTAAAAGGACCAAAATTTTTTGTGAGCAAGAAACAGCCACAAATTTCGCCATATTTAGTTTCATCGCTAGTCGCTATCTTTTTCACACGTTTTTCTTTGGTATATACCGATTATAACCAATTTATCGCAGGTTCAATTATGCTAGGAGTGTGCGTACTGTTATTTTTAGCCAGGCTGTTGTGGAGTAAGAAGCAAGCAGTGGAATTTACCGAAGTGAAGATTGTTCGTATAGAATTTTCTAAGTCTTCAAGACGAAACTACTTTAAAAGGATGGTATTTCCAATATTGTTTTTATTCACAATACTATTTGTAGGTGCTTATTATTTTTTAATAGGAGAGCTCCTTGGTATTGTTGTTGTTTTTATCCTATTTTTGATGCTATTAAATTCAAGCGGTGCTTCAATGGTGCCTGATGATATAGAGAAGATAATATTTATATAA
- a CDS encoding DUF443 family protein, protein MSEKIDIENSNYIRYKTLIYRGKKCLVDLDDSLLYCFFPSLIWIRPIVIYEIDSDNEFKKKSALSKKGWFGLTIIIASLTSAFFTRLLPENFYEVVYIDNVRITIGLMVLLHVVAFSLKCFQRQKDAKVGMNRIIVQFRYSQSVIRSYYLQRLYGFVILFTIYGYFLHWFITKGNLLVGVLIALGTVFYYFLNNIIVPIKPIDEIVFLKE, encoded by the coding sequence TTGAGTGAAAAGATTGATATTGAAAATAGTAATTATATACGATACAAAACACTAATTTATAGAGGTAAAAAGTGCTTGGTTGATTTAGATGATAGTTTGTTATATTGTTTTTTTCCATCTTTAATTTGGATAAGACCGATTGTTATCTATGAAATTGATTCAGATAATGAATTTAAAAAAAAGTCAGCGTTATCCAAAAAGGGATGGTTTGGATTGACCATTATAATTGCCTCCCTGACCTCTGCTTTTTTTACAAGGCTTTTACCTGAAAACTTTTATGAAGTGGTATATATTGATAATGTGAGAATAACGATAGGGTTGATGGTCTTGCTACATGTGGTTGCTTTTTCTCTAAAGTGTTTTCAACGGCAGAAAGATGCTAAAGTGGGAATGAATAGAATAATAGTGCAATTTCGTTACAGTCAATCAGTAATTCGCTCATATTATTTGCAACGACTATATGGATTTGTCATACTTTTTACAATTTACGGCTATTTTCTACATTGGTTTATCACAAAGGGGAACTTACTGGTAGGAGTCTTGATTGCTCTTGGAACAGTTTTCTATTATTTTTTAAATAATATAATTGTTCCGATTAAGCCGATAGATGAAATAGTATTTTTAAAAGAGTAA